Proteins co-encoded in one Parascardovia denticolens DSM 10105 = JCM 12538 genomic window:
- the rpsR gene encoding 30S ribosomal protein S18: MSRKRPQPPVKPFKKKPNPLKTAKVTEIDYKDVALLRKFISDRGKIRSRRITGVSVQEQRKIARAIKNAREMALLPYSTTGRPSRNSKSSK; encoded by the coding sequence ATGTCACGCAAAAGGCCACAGCCTCCAGTAAAGCCTTTTAAGAAGAAGCCGAATCCGTTGAAGACGGCCAAGGTCACCGAGATCGATTACAAGGACGTGGCTTTGCTGCGCAAGTTCATCTCCGACCGCGGCAAGATCCGTTCCCGCCGCATCACCGGCGTCTCCGTGCAGGAGCAGCGCAAGATCGCCCGCGCCATCAAGAACGCCCGCGAAATGGCCCTGCTGCCTTACAGCACCACCGGCCGTCCTTCCCGCAACTCCAAGTCTTCCAAGTAG
- the rplI gene encoding 50S ribosomal protein L9 produces the protein MAKNVKVILRKEVRNLGMPGDTVEVKAGYARNFLIPQGEAFAWSEKAGKQIEQMQRARRAQALANREDAVAAKAAIEGKVVEISAKVSESGKLFGGVSAEKIAQALAASVVEAGSVEARSITVENIKTTGEYPVTVKLHPEISANFTVKVVAE, from the coding sequence ATGGCTAAGAACGTGAAAGTTATTCTTCGCAAGGAAGTCCGCAACCTCGGCATGCCGGGAGACACCGTGGAAGTGAAGGCCGGTTACGCTCGCAACTTCCTCATCCCCCAGGGCGAGGCTTTCGCCTGGTCCGAGAAGGCCGGCAAGCAGATCGAGCAGATGCAGCGCGCCCGTCGCGCCCAGGCTCTGGCCAACCGTGAGGATGCCGTCGCCGCCAAGGCCGCCATCGAAGGCAAGGTCGTTGAGATCTCCGCCAAGGTGTCCGAGTCCGGCAAGCTCTTCGGTGGCGTCAGCGCCGAGAAGATCGCCCAGGCACTGGCCGCTTCCGTGGTCGAAGCCGGTTCCGTGGAAGCCCGCAGCATCACTGTGGAGAACATCAAGACCACAGGCGAATATCCCGTTACCGTGAAGCTGCATCCGGAGATTTCCGCCAACTTCACCGTCAAGGTGGTCGCCGAGTAG
- a CDS encoding tautomerase family protein has translation MPVIHTHVSVTTSQEQRQALKEAYGKAISILPGKSESWLMCPFEDSMPIYFAGSDQEPAAYVEVNVFGSSVDSERWEKLGQAIQTAIHEVLGISEDRMYVRFTATPDWGWNGGNF, from the coding sequence ATGCCAGTCATCCATACCCATGTGAGCGTCACCACCAGCCAAGAGCAGCGTCAGGCCTTGAAAGAGGCTTACGGGAAAGCCATCTCCATCCTGCCTGGGAAGTCGGAATCTTGGCTCATGTGCCCCTTCGAGGACTCCATGCCCATCTATTTCGCCGGAAGCGACCAGGAGCCCGCCGCGTATGTGGAAGTGAACGTCTTTGGTTCTTCCGTGGACAGCGAGCGGTGGGAGAAGTTGGGACAGGCCATCCAGACGGCCATCCACGAGGTCTTGGGGATTTCCGAGGACCGCATGTACGTCCGATTCACGGCGACCCCTGACTGGGGCTGGAACGGCGGGAATTTCTAA
- a CDS encoding histidine phosphatase family protein: MAYTTVHMVRHGQVDNPQHLLYERLPGFHLSAKGRRMARATADYMASQPDMASAVAIFSSPLERTRETAQPILEAINHSRDEGDKLVLQTDRRIIEAGNNFRGTRIGHGDGALWRRGNWRLVLNLWKPSWGESYRSIARRVGQFVYEKVDQYPGQNLIVVSHESPIWSFRHLLETGHAEHNMLLRHTDLASVTSFTFETGSHELVNISYASPAAQAD; the protein is encoded by the coding sequence ATGGCCTATACCACCGTTCACATGGTCCGCCATGGTCAGGTGGACAACCCTCAGCACCTGCTTTACGAGCGTCTGCCCGGCTTCCACCTATCCGCCAAAGGCCGGAGAATGGCCCGGGCGACCGCCGATTACATGGCTTCCCAGCCGGATATGGCCTCAGCGGTGGCCATCTTCAGCTCCCCCTTGGAAAGGACCAGGGAGACGGCCCAGCCGATTCTGGAAGCCATCAACCACAGTCGGGACGAGGGGGATAAGTTGGTCTTGCAGACCGATCGCCGCATCATCGAGGCCGGGAACAACTTCCGCGGGACCCGCATCGGCCATGGGGACGGAGCCTTGTGGCGCAGGGGGAACTGGCGGCTGGTCCTCAATTTGTGGAAACCCAGTTGGGGGGAAAGCTACCGGTCCATCGCCCGGCGGGTCGGCCAGTTCGTGTACGAGAAGGTGGACCAGTACCCGGGGCAGAACCTGATCGTGGTCTCGCATGAGTCTCCGATTTGGAGCTTCCGTCACCTATTGGAGACCGGCCACGCCGAGCATAACATGCTCCTGCGCCATACCGATTTGGCTTCGGTCACCTCTTTCACTTTCGAGACGGGAAGCCATGAGCTGGTCAACATCAGTTACGCCAGCCCGGCCGCTCAGGCGGATTAG
- a CDS encoding ABC transporter permease, which produces MAIGSWLPCAITVLGLLMVWQIGVMASKASERIISSPSQIWDALVYNWPQLSLSAYVTAFEAISGFLIAIVVGILLGVGLFLSKILYSSLYPLLAGAQTLPIITIAPLFVIWFGYDSLGKIVLVTVFSLFPIAVQTCRGLEAVPRYFRDVALTCGATPAWSLWHVQLRVAGRQIFSGIRISATYIFATAATAEYIGAKAGIGVWMQAAYNSFQTPMVFAATVVMVVLTGLVMALVALVERILLGPASEDSID; this is translated from the coding sequence ATGGCCATCGGCTCCTGGCTTCCTTGCGCCATCACCGTTCTGGGACTGCTGATGGTCTGGCAAATCGGGGTGATGGCAAGCAAAGCCTCGGAAAGGATCATCTCCTCCCCTAGCCAAATCTGGGACGCCTTGGTCTACAACTGGCCCCAGCTCTCCCTGAGCGCCTATGTGACGGCTTTCGAGGCCATCAGCGGCTTTCTCATCGCCATCGTGGTCGGCATCCTGCTGGGGGTCGGGCTCTTCCTATCCAAGATTCTCTATTCCTCCCTCTACCCCCTCCTGGCGGGGGCCCAGACCTTGCCGATCATCACCATCGCCCCCTTGTTCGTCATCTGGTTCGGCTATGACTCTCTGGGAAAAATCGTCCTTGTGACCGTTTTCAGCCTCTTCCCCATCGCCGTGCAGACCTGCCGGGGGCTGGAAGCCGTCCCCCGTTACTTCCGTGACGTGGCTTTGACCTGCGGGGCGACCCCGGCTTGGTCCCTCTGGCATGTGCAGCTGCGGGTGGCCGGACGTCAGATTTTCTCAGGGATCCGCATCTCCGCCACCTACATTTTCGCCACGGCGGCGACGGCAGAATACATCGGGGCCAAGGCCGGAATCGGGGTGTGGATGCAGGCGGCTTACAATTCCTTCCAAACCCCCATGGTTTTCGCCGCGACTGTGGTCATGGTGGTCCTCACCGGTCTGGTCATGGCCTTGGTCGCCCTCGTCGAGCGGATCCTGCTGGGGCCGGCCAGCGAGGATTCCATCGATTAG
- a CDS encoding DUF805 domain-containing protein — protein sequence MRPEPQAGAINGKRHREGDLVPFKATSLPADAPTAPRKDQPWRGIPFAYAVKRFFFKYATFSGRASRSEFWWAFLFNALAPYACAVLVEWFMRYTALGYGLNGQISPFAAMTAVILTVTLIFFYRLATLVPTLALYSRRLHDANLGAAWLAAYCLIQLALFFGLIIVFANSASSVPHWQAMIDSFMDRIPSSEAWIFLLNLMEGFLIIYGLRLLLRIAFLVLLSLPARKEGKRFDQLTVLVPAEGPLPDSDADSKENLAATMTYAPAPATAVGVN from the coding sequence ATGAGGCCTGAACCACAGGCGGGCGCAATCAACGGTAAAAGGCATCGCGAAGGGGACCTGGTCCCTTTCAAGGCCACGTCGCTTCCCGCCGACGCCCCTACCGCTCCCAGGAAAGACCAGCCTTGGAGGGGAATCCCCTTCGCCTATGCGGTGAAACGCTTCTTCTTCAAATACGCCACCTTCTCCGGCCGGGCCTCCCGCAGCGAATTCTGGTGGGCCTTCCTTTTCAACGCCTTGGCCCCCTATGCCTGCGCCGTGCTCGTCGAATGGTTCATGCGTTACACTGCCCTCGGTTACGGTTTGAACGGCCAGATCTCCCCTTTCGCCGCCATGACGGCGGTGATCCTGACCGTCACCCTCATCTTCTTCTACCGCTTGGCCACCCTGGTGCCGACCCTGGCCTTGTATTCCCGGCGGTTGCATGACGCCAATCTGGGCGCCGCTTGGCTGGCCGCCTACTGCCTGATCCAGCTCGCCCTTTTCTTCGGGCTCATCATCGTCTTCGCGAATTCCGCCAGCTCCGTCCCCCATTGGCAGGCCATGATCGACTCTTTCATGGACCGGATCCCCTCCTCTGAAGCCTGGATCTTTCTGCTCAATCTGATGGAAGGGTTCCTGATCATCTACGGGCTGAGACTTCTTCTCCGCATCGCCTTCCTGGTCCTCTTGTCCTTGCCGGCCCGGAAGGAAGGCAAGCGTTTCGACCAACTGACGGTCCTGGTCCCCGCGGAGGGTCCCCTTCCTGATTCCGACGCGGATTCCAAGGAGAACCTCGCTGCCACGATGACTTATGCGCCAGCGCCGGCGACTGCGGTCGGCGTCAACTGA
- a CDS encoding DUF805 domain-containing protein, giving the protein MTYQQDPTPADFTDPAPEDGSRQAPFENPEPASQPAAQSARPNDDQASGAPAGMGMPVAPAPYPSGRAFDVPLGLPWYGVPFGKAIKRFFKKYATFSGRASRSEYWLVVLFNVFVYVGTIILFFLLSFADGMTFDKETGSNNVFVSFIMVILAIALVVYSLACLVPSIAIIVRRLHDSNHSGWWLLGYVVAKIVMGITASIVFISWITSLMHKYGAELESGIDTNALPSGVEADIVNSLMGFLGTYAIFGILDLALGITLLVFLCLPPRIEGQRFDRPEDNPNFFIQQTQMAYQGFQPYQYPTQGYQQNGYQPNGYQAGGYQVDGYQANGYQADGYQAMNPPYQAAPVQPYQAPQASPYQQTQPVQGTPQTNGFSSDSSFPSADGFSSTMDQQTWPPQSNPGEALAAPETPQSPEVPQAPETPRSSDTPAAPETPSSFNSPETFPHEA; this is encoded by the coding sequence ATGACTTATCAACAAGACCCAACCCCCGCGGACTTCACGGATCCGGCGCCTGAAGACGGATCGCGGCAAGCTCCCTTCGAAAACCCCGAGCCTGCCTCACAGCCCGCGGCCCAGTCCGCGCGCCCCAATGACGATCAGGCCTCAGGAGCTCCCGCTGGGATGGGAATGCCAGTGGCGCCAGCCCCTTATCCTTCCGGCCGGGCCTTTGACGTCCCCTTGGGCCTGCCTTGGTACGGGGTGCCTTTCGGCAAGGCGATCAAGCGCTTTTTCAAGAAGTACGCCACCTTCTCCGGCCGGGCCTCCCGCAGCGAGTACTGGCTCGTCGTCCTTTTCAACGTCTTCGTCTACGTCGGGACGATCATCCTCTTCTTCCTCCTCTCCTTCGCCGACGGAATGACCTTTGACAAGGAAACGGGCTCCAACAACGTCTTCGTCTCCTTCATCATGGTCATTCTGGCCATCGCCTTGGTCGTTTACTCCCTGGCCTGCCTCGTCCCCTCCATCGCCATCATCGTCCGACGACTGCACGACTCCAATCACAGCGGTTGGTGGCTCTTGGGGTACGTCGTGGCGAAAATCGTCATGGGGATCACCGCTTCCATCGTCTTCATCAGTTGGATCACCTCTTTGATGCACAAATACGGAGCCGAGCTGGAAAGCGGGATCGACACCAACGCCCTTCCCTCAGGGGTGGAGGCCGATATCGTCAACAGCCTCATGGGCTTCCTAGGGACTTACGCCATCTTCGGCATCCTGGACCTGGCCTTGGGCATCACCTTGCTTGTCTTCCTTTGCCTGCCTCCTCGGATCGAAGGCCAGCGTTTCGACCGGCCGGAGGACAACCCCAATTTCTTCATCCAACAAACCCAGATGGCTTATCAGGGATTCCAGCCCTATCAATACCCGACGCAAGGCTATCAGCAGAATGGCTACCAGCCAAACGGATATCAGGCGGGCGGCTACCAGGTTGATGGCTACCAAGCCAATGGGTACCAAGCTGACGGCTATCAGGCCATGAACCCTCCCTATCAGGCAGCCCCAGTCCAGCCTTATCAGGCCCCGCAGGCCTCCCCCTACCAGCAGACGCAGCCGGTCCAGGGGACACCCCAGACCAATGGCTTCTCTTCCGATTCCTCTTTCCCGTCCGCCGACGGTTTCTCCTCCACTATGGACCAGCAGACCTGGCCCCCGCAGTCCAATCCGGGAGAGGCGCTTGCAGCCCCTGAGACTCCTCAGTCCCCCGAAGTTCCCCAAGCCCCTGAGACCCCACGGTCTTCTGATACACCTGCAGCTCCTGAAACCCCTAGCTCCTTCAACTCGCCGGAGACCTTCCCTCATGAGGCCTGA
- the gltX gene encoding glutamate--tRNA ligase, whose translation MAQKYEGKPQMPDNVRVRFCPSPTGIPHVGMIRTALFNWAEARHTKGTLVFRIEDTDNARDSEESYDMILESLNWLGIDWDEGINVGGPHGPYRQSERLGIYADVAAKLLEAGYAYESFSTPEETKERNLAAGRPAEFGYDGYDRTLTAEQKEAFRQEGRQPALRIKMPDEDVTFTDLIRGEITFKAGSVPDYVIVRPNGDPLYTLTNPVDDALMDINVVLRGEDLLSSTPRQIVLYRYLMELGLAKQMPIFGHMPYVMGQGNKKLSKRDPESNLFLHRDNGFIREGLLNYLALLGWSIAPDRDVFTMDEMIAHFDVRDVKANPARFDLDKAVAINAEHIRLLDPQDFLDRSVPYLFRDQVVSADKWEDLTGREKEILTAAGPLVQTRVRLLGEVSGMAGSLLSSADYLEPDADARKQLKESASDVLAAAISALQAVDPADWKTDTLHETLKKALIEEGGYKPRLAFGPVRVALSGRRVSPPLFESMEIIGKELTLARLANLQKNL comes from the coding sequence ATGGCTCAAAAGTATGAGGGTAAGCCTCAGATGCCTGATAACGTTCGTGTTCGCTTCTGCCCCTCGCCCACGGGGATCCCTCATGTGGGCATGATCCGCACCGCCTTGTTCAACTGGGCCGAGGCCCGTCATACCAAGGGGACCTTGGTCTTCCGCATCGAGGATACGGACAATGCCCGCGACAGCGAGGAGAGCTACGACATGATCCTCGAATCCCTCAACTGGTTGGGGATTGATTGGGATGAAGGCATCAACGTGGGCGGTCCTCATGGGCCTTACCGTCAATCCGAACGCCTGGGCATCTACGCCGATGTGGCCGCCAAGCTTCTGGAGGCCGGCTACGCCTACGAATCCTTCTCCACCCCGGAGGAGACCAAGGAACGCAACCTGGCCGCCGGCCGTCCGGCCGAATTCGGCTACGACGGCTATGACCGGACCCTGACCGCCGAGCAGAAGGAAGCCTTCCGCCAGGAAGGGCGCCAACCCGCCCTGCGCATCAAGATGCCGGATGAAGACGTCACTTTCACCGACCTGATTCGCGGGGAGATCACCTTCAAGGCCGGCTCCGTGCCGGACTACGTGATCGTCCGTCCGAACGGGGACCCCCTTTACACGCTGACCAACCCGGTGGATGACGCCCTCATGGACATCAACGTGGTTCTGCGCGGGGAAGACCTCCTGTCCTCCACCCCTCGCCAGATCGTCCTCTACCGCTACCTGATGGAGCTGGGCCTGGCCAAGCAGATGCCCATCTTCGGCCACATGCCTTACGTGATGGGGCAGGGCAACAAGAAGCTGTCCAAGAGGGACCCGGAGTCCAACCTCTTCCTCCACCGCGACAACGGCTTCATCCGCGAAGGCCTGCTCAACTATCTGGCCCTGCTGGGCTGGTCCATCGCTCCCGACCGCGACGTCTTCACCATGGACGAGATGATCGCGCACTTCGACGTGCGCGACGTCAAGGCCAACCCCGCCCGCTTCGATCTGGACAAGGCGGTGGCCATCAACGCCGAACACATCCGCCTGCTGGATCCCCAGGACTTCCTCGACCGTTCCGTCCCTTACCTTTTCCGCGACCAGGTGGTCTCCGCCGATAAGTGGGAGGATCTGACCGGGCGGGAAAAGGAGATTCTGACCGCCGCCGGCCCCCTGGTCCAGACCCGGGTGCGCCTACTGGGCGAAGTCTCCGGCATGGCGGGCAGCCTTTTGTCTTCCGCCGATTATCTGGAGCCCGACGCCGACGCCCGCAAGCAGCTGAAGGAGTCCGCCTCTGACGTGCTGGCCGCCGCCATTTCCGCTTTGCAGGCCGTGGACCCGGCCGATTGGAAGACCGATACCCTGCATGAGACCTTGAAAAAGGCCTTGATAGAGGAGGGTGGCTACAAGCCCCGTCTGGCCTTCGGACCTGTGCGAGTGGCCCTGTCCGGCCGCCGGGTTTCCCCGCCTTTGTTCGAGTCCATGGAGATCATCGGCAAGGAGTTGACACTCGCGCGACTCGCCAATTTGCAAAAGAACCTCTAG
- a CDS encoding metallophosphoesterase produces the protein MTGDTDIEAGDTGVGSGHDDQAGQAGRAGQVAQADQTGRTDQAGQIGQATQVAQSGPRPLAPLSVSATLGRLQFHKSDKFRILQLSDIQDGSSVSADTIRLIEAACDASRPDLVVFSGNQVAGYDSEFSQTATKRPWSSPWDLGLSETDRQAATDATRALVKKNIQTTTAPLVSRGIPFAVTYGNHDFQCGLDESVLDALYREVPGCCNPPSISADPAQAQNLPSSGLKGQVAYACEPGTFCLPVHDEDGAVVFLIVLLHSGTYALEGGCGSLSVDAREFLKDQPQKLDAQGIIFQNIPLPQYYRLLKPVPPTRAHAVEGYRTFSKTYYEIDPEKTVPGSYLGEGISCPDKDTGEFAIARDQGYFAISAGHDHRNGFAGSLEGVMLMATPTCGFGSYGPAPAKRAARLLEFDLRHPYEPRTQLLEFGDLVGKASSKKSYSFGANYVPQAGEEEYDLVRPLSRWERFIRAAKAFFRRQNKQD, from the coding sequence ATGACGGGCGATACGGATATAGAAGCCGGTGACACGGGAGTCGGTTCCGGCCACGACGATCAGGCGGGTCAAGCAGGCCGGGCTGGGCAGGTGGCCCAGGCTGACCAAACCGGTCGGACGGATCAGGCGGGTCAGATAGGGCAGGCGACCCAGGTAGCCCAATCCGGGCCGAGGCCCCTTGCTCCCTTGTCGGTTTCCGCCACCCTTGGTCGTCTTCAGTTCCACAAGTCGGATAAATTCCGCATCCTCCAGCTGTCCGACATCCAGGACGGCTCTTCCGTTTCGGCCGATACCATCCGTCTGATCGAGGCCGCGTGCGACGCCTCCCGGCCGGATCTGGTCGTCTTCTCCGGCAACCAGGTCGCCGGTTACGATTCCGAATTCTCCCAGACGGCCACCAAAAGACCCTGGTCCAGCCCCTGGGACCTGGGCCTGAGCGAAACCGACCGACAGGCGGCCACGGACGCGACCAGGGCCTTGGTCAAGAAGAACATCCAGACCACGACCGCTCCCTTGGTCTCCCGGGGGATCCCCTTCGCCGTCACCTACGGCAACCATGACTTCCAGTGCGGCCTGGACGAGTCCGTCTTGGACGCCTTGTACCGGGAAGTGCCCGGCTGCTGCAATCCTCCTTCCATTTCGGCTGACCCGGCCCAGGCCCAGAACTTGCCTTCCAGCGGCTTGAAAGGCCAGGTGGCCTACGCCTGCGAGCCGGGGACCTTTTGCCTGCCTGTCCATGACGAAGACGGGGCCGTGGTCTTCCTGATCGTCCTCCTCCATTCCGGCACTTACGCCTTGGAAGGCGGCTGCGGGTCTTTGAGCGTGGACGCCCGCGAATTCCTCAAAGACCAGCCGCAGAAACTGGACGCCCAGGGGATTATCTTCCAGAACATCCCTTTGCCCCAGTATTACCGTCTGCTCAAGCCCGTCCCGCCCACTCGGGCCCATGCCGTGGAGGGGTATCGGACTTTTTCCAAGACTTATTACGAGATCGATCCCGAGAAAACCGTCCCTGGCAGTTACTTGGGCGAAGGGATTTCCTGCCCGGACAAAGACACGGGGGAGTTCGCCATCGCCCGGGACCAAGGTTATTTCGCCATCTCGGCCGGGCACGACCACCGTAATGGTTTCGCCGGCAGCCTGGAAGGGGTCATGCTCATGGCCACCCCCACCTGCGGCTTCGGATCTTATGGGCCGGCTCCGGCGAAGAGGGCGGCTCGCTTGCTGGAATTCGACCTGCGGCATCCTTACGAGCCCCGCACCCAGCTTTTGGAGTTCGGCGACCTGGTGGGCAAGGCCTCATCCAAGAAGTCCTACTCTTTCGGGGCCAACTATGTGCCCCAGGCCGGGGAGGAGGAGTACGACCTGGTCAGGCCGCTGAGCAGGTGGGAACGCTTCATCAGGGCGGCCAAGGCCTTCTTCCGCAGGCAGAACAAGCAGGATTGA
- a CDS encoding IclR family transcriptional regulator — translation MNPATNEDTIALDQATHSNVGVIDKAAIVLASLEAGPATLVELTSRSGLSRPTAHRIATALEAHHFVNRDDSGRFILGSRFSDLAIAAGNDQLLSAGLPILQSLHDRTGESAQIYRRQGSQRTCIASVERTTGLRDSVPVGTSLSLIAGAASHVLLAWENNDDIHDILSKAHFSAKTLGDVRRRDWAESVNEREIGVSSVAAPIRNAAGQVIAAINLSGPSERMGGHPGHLYAPVVLSAAKHLSDAISHHNFR, via the coding sequence CTGAACCCGGCCACCAATGAGGACACCATCGCCCTCGACCAGGCGACCCATTCGAACGTAGGGGTGATCGACAAAGCGGCCATCGTCCTGGCCTCCCTGGAGGCGGGTCCGGCCACCCTGGTCGAGCTGACCTCGCGTTCGGGCTTGTCCCGGCCGACCGCCCACCGCATCGCCACCGCCTTGGAAGCCCATCATTTCGTCAATCGGGACGACAGCGGCCGCTTCATCCTCGGGAGCCGTTTCTCCGACCTGGCCATCGCCGCCGGCAACGACCAACTGCTCTCGGCCGGCCTGCCCATCCTCCAGTCCCTGCATGACCGCACGGGCGAATCGGCGCAGATCTACCGTCGCCAGGGGAGCCAGAGGACCTGCATCGCCTCGGTGGAAAGGACCACCGGTCTGAGGGACAGCGTCCCTGTGGGCACTTCCCTGTCTTTGATCGCCGGGGCCGCCTCCCACGTGCTTCTGGCCTGGGAGAACAACGACGACATCCACGACATCCTGTCCAAAGCCCATTTCAGCGCGAAGACTTTGGGCGACGTCCGCCGCCGCGATTGGGCGGAGTCGGTCAATGAAAGGGAGATCGGGGTGTCTTCCGTGGCCGCCCCCATCCGCAACGCGGCCGGCCAAGTGATCGCCGCCATCAACCTCTCCGGCCCCTCCGAACGGATGGGCGGGCATCCGGGTCACCTGTACGCCCCTGTGGTCTTAAGCGCGGCCAAGCATCTAAGCGACGCCATCTCCCATCATAATTTCCGCTGA
- the murA gene encoding UDP-N-acetylglucosamine 1-carboxyvinyltransferase — protein sequence MNAVKPEEDVLRVQGGKPLNGTIKVRGAKNLVSKAMVAALLAPGTSVLKNVPEIRDVQVVSDLLRLHGVSVDVNGETGVVTIDAKHVEMPAVSDVETLSGASRIPILFSGPLLHRLGEAFIPTLGGCRIGDRPIDFHLETLRKLGADVDKEHEDGIHITAPNGLHGAKIHLPYPSVGATEQTVLAAVLADGKTELSGAAVEPEIMDLIAILQKMGAIISVDVDRTIRIEGVKELKGYTHTALTDRIEVASWASAALATRGDVFIKGATQPEMMTFLNVYRKVGGAFDVTDEGIHFWHPGGDLHPVAIETDVHPGFMTDWQQPLVVALTQANGLSIVHETVYENRFGFTKPLVQMGATIQLYKECLGSLPCRFKQRNFEHSAVIFGPTPLTGQDIDVPDLRGGFSHLIAALAAQGTSQVRGISLIDRGYADFRGKLAALGADID from the coding sequence GTGAACGCTGTCAAGCCAGAGGAAGACGTTTTGCGAGTCCAAGGCGGAAAGCCTCTCAACGGTACGATCAAGGTGCGGGGCGCCAAGAACCTGGTCAGCAAGGCCATGGTGGCCGCGCTGCTGGCGCCGGGGACTTCCGTTTTGAAAAACGTCCCTGAAATCCGCGACGTGCAAGTGGTCTCCGACCTCCTGCGCCTGCACGGGGTCTCAGTGGATGTGAACGGGGAGACCGGGGTGGTCACCATCGACGCCAAACATGTGGAGATGCCGGCCGTCTCCGATGTGGAGACCCTGTCCGGAGCCTCCCGCATCCCCATCCTTTTCTCCGGCCCCCTCCTGCATCGTCTGGGAGAGGCCTTCATCCCGACTTTGGGCGGCTGCCGCATCGGGGACAGGCCCATCGACTTCCATTTGGAGACCCTGCGCAAGCTGGGCGCGGACGTGGATAAAGAGCACGAAGACGGCATCCACATCACCGCCCCCAACGGCCTTCACGGGGCCAAGATCCACCTGCCTTATCCGTCCGTCGGAGCCACCGAGCAAACCGTCCTGGCCGCCGTCCTGGCCGATGGGAAGACCGAGCTGTCCGGGGCCGCCGTGGAGCCGGAAATCATGGATCTGATCGCCATCCTGCAGAAGATGGGGGCCATCATCTCCGTGGACGTGGACCGGACCATCCGCATCGAAGGGGTCAAAGAGCTCAAGGGCTACACCCACACCGCCTTGACCGACCGCATCGAGGTCGCCTCCTGGGCCTCCGCCGCCTTGGCCACCCGCGGCGACGTCTTCATCAAGGGGGCCACCCAGCCTGAGATGATGACCTTCCTGAACGTTTACCGGAAGGTGGGCGGGGCCTTCGACGTGACCGACGAGGGCATCCACTTCTGGCATCCGGGCGGGGACCTGCATCCCGTTGCCATCGAGACCGACGTCCACCCCGGCTTCATGACCGACTGGCAGCAGCCTCTGGTGGTCGCCCTGACCCAGGCCAACGGGCTGAGCATCGTCCACGAGACCGTCTACGAGAACCGGTTCGGTTTCACCAAGCCCTTGGTCCAGATGGGGGCCACCATCCAGCTTTACAAGGAATGCCTGGGCTCTCTGCCCTGCCGTTTCAAACAGCGCAATTTCGAGCATTCGGCCGTCATTTTCGGGCCCACTCCTTTGACCGGGCAAGACATTGACGTGCCGGACCTGCGAGGCGGTTTCTCCCACCTGATCGCGGCCTTGGCCGCCCAAGGGACCTCGCAGGTGCGGGGAATCTCCCTGATCGACCGCGGCTATGCTGATTTCCGCGGCAAGCTTGCCGCGCTCGGCGCCGATATCGACTAA